The nucleotide sequence TACACTGGCGCTGAATCAGCCTTCATGGGTGTTTTTGAGAAGGCCGACGGAAGCAGTCTTATGCTCGACGAAATAGGTGACATGACCTTATCCATACAGGCAAAAATATTAAGGACCTTACAGCATAATGAAATCCGCAGGATCGGCGGAACTAAAACAATATCTATCAATGTCCGATTTATAGCAGCTACAAACAAGGATATAGATTCGCTGATCAAAGAAGGTGAATTCCGCCAGGACCTTTTCTACCGTCTCAATACAGCCACAATAAAGATCCCGCCCCTGCGTGACAGAATCGAGGATATATTCCCCCTGGCTCAGACTTTTCTCGAACGATATTCTGTTCAAAAAAACACTAATAGAAAAACATTGACCAGTGATGCCGCGGATGCATTGATCAAATATAACTGGCCAGGAAACATAAGGGAATTAAAGAACATTATTGAGTACTCCGCTGCTATTACTGAATCAGATATAATAACCGGGGACGATCTTCCACCACAAATACGTAAGAACGATACAAAAATGGCCGCTGTACACGATCCTCTGAATATACGCGAAACTATGGAAAGGGATCTTATACAGAAAACGCTGCAGAAAACCTTGTACAATAAGAGTGAAACCGCCAGAATACTAAAAATGAGCCGGAGAACCCTGTATAATAAAATACAACGGTACACTATTGATATATAATTAGTATATGCCTGAAGTACCTTTAATAGAACTGAAAAACATCAGTCTCTCCTACGGTGATATACCCGCGCTACGGGATATCAGCTTAAGTTTGCTTCCCGGTGAGGTACACGGAATTGTAGGGGAACATGGCGCCGGAAAATCATCCCTGGGAAAAGTAATCAGTGGTGTGGTTCGCCCTCAAGCAGGTGCCCTCTACTTTCAGGGAAAACCCTACGGCAATACGTCGTTAAAAAAAGTGATGAAACTCGGCATTCAGATGGTGTATCAGCATACACCGTTAATTGAAGATTTTACAGTCATAAAGAATCTCTACTTTGCGCATCAACCATCTGCTTTCTTCAGACGCAAACAGTTAAATAAAATAACCGCGGAAGTGAATGACCTGAAAAATAAGTATGGAATTGCCATAGAGACAAATGCCCGAGTTCAGGATTTAAATCTGTCAGACAAGGCAGTAGTTGATATCATCAAACACGTAATTTCAAATCCCTATCTGTTGATACTGGACGAAGCCTTGGAGAAAATTGAAACAAAAAATTTAGGCCCGGTAATCGAGTTGCTCCACGCACTGAAAGATAATGGCATGTCCATACTCTTTATTACTCACAGAATTGATGACCTTTTTGAATTTGCTGACAGAGTGAGCATCATAAGAAACGGTACTGTACTGTTAAGTGAATATGTCTACAACATAGACAAGATCAACCTGATTAGAATGACGTACACACAGATCAACAAAAAAAAATATCCCGGGGTATACAGTCAGGAATTTTATCGTCTGCTAAAATACAATGAAGCAATTTTACGTAAACTACCGATAAATCTTATAGTAATAGACACAAGCGAACGAGTAAGATTGGTAAACGAGTACTGTAAAAAGTATTTTGGCATTGATGACAACACGAATATAGACATAACACTCGATCAAATCATTGACCGCGGTTCTGAGTCCTTTCGCTCAGCCATGCAAAGCGCGATTAAAAAACGAAGCGAAGAGGTCTTTTATCACCTTCCGCTACGCATGGGAAATCGTGAGATCGTAACGAATCTGCGGGTATTGCCTATTTTCGATAAGCACTCGTTTATTGGTTCTATCATAATAATTGAAGATATTACAGAATACGATAAATTACAAAAACAGTATATCTTATCGGAAAAGCTTGCTTCTGTCGGCTTGCTCTCTGCCGGAGTTGCCCATGAAATAAACAATCCCCTTGAGATAATGCTTAATCAGCTAAACTATATAAAGCTGTCTTTTCAAAACCAGGAACTGACAAGCTTGATAGATGATGTAAAAGAAGAGGTTACCTTCATCGCCAAAATTGTGAGGAACCTTCTATCCTTTACAGACAATCACAAGATTGAAGAAGAGATCATAGAAATCAATCAACTTATAAACGAAGTTCTTCGCTTTATTCGGTTTTCTGCAAATAAGCGCTCAGTACAGATCACTGTGGATAACGATCCAGCTCCTCTTTTTATAAAAGCTAATACCGATGAAATACGCCAGGTTTTTTTGAATCTTGTTAAGAACAGTTTCGAAGCAATGCCCAATGGTGGCGATATCAGGATTACAATACGCTTTAAAAAGATCAGCAGCAAAAGATATGTGGAGATTCGTCACAGAGACACTGGTCCTGGAATTCAGACAGAAAACCCTGACGATATCTTTCTCCCATTTTTTACTACAAAGGGTAACGATGGATTAAACAATGGGCTGGGTCTGTCTGTTAGTTATGGAATTGTTACAAAATACAATGGGATAATACAAGCGGAAAATGCTCCCGATGAAGGTTGCATCTTTATCGTCAGATTACCGCTGCAGCAACCCGATTCAAAGGACTAAAAGGTGCAACACTCAGAACTCTCAGCCGAAACCCTCAGTTTCATGAAGAGCCTTGGCTTTCCCCGGCTCAAGGTTCACCATGCCTACAACCACTTTGATTTTACCGAAGGAGGGCGCAGAATCCTGGTAATCGGCCCCATGGGCTCGGGCAAGACAGAGTTCTCCGCCAGGGTTTGGCGGGACGCCCGTATCGCCAGGCAAAAATCCTCCGTAGTGGCCGAACAGACAACCAGCGGACAGGCGGACCGGCGAATCGTTTATTTTATCCGTTCTGCCATGGACAAGCTCCGCTTTCCCGATTACCCCTCCGACGCGCTGGCCTACCGCGGAGGATATGAGCGCTGCGGAGAGAATATCTGTTATATTACCAGCTCCTTTGAGCTTGAACAGGTTATTCATGACCATCCGGAGGCCGGAACATGGATAGTGGATGAGGCAAGCTTCTATGATGAGCGGACCGCTTATGTCGTTAAGGAAGCCTCGTTACGAAACAATCTGGTTTTTATTTTTCCCACCCTGGTGCTGAATTTCCGGCGGGACATTTTTAACCGGACAACCCAGTTTCTGCTGGAAAACTGCACCGACATCTTTCCCCTCACAGCGTACTGTGAACACCCTGATTGTATCGAGGATTCCTTTTATACGTATCGGTATTACCATATTGACGGAGAGGAGTGCCCGGCTCTCTATTTTGACCCGTTGATTATCATCGGCGGTGACACCATGAAGAATGATCCCCGGCAGCCCAACTACTGTACCCGCTGCGACGAGCACCATTACCTTCCGGGAAAGGAGTATACCTATCTGGTGCTGAAACCCCTGGGGGAGAGTGCAACCCGGGGGGATATAGCACCCCTGAGGCGGGAGCTGGAGCTGATCAAGTCGGACATAGGCCAATCCCGGTTGCACCAGCACCTGG is from Marispirochaeta sp. and encodes:
- a CDS encoding sigma-54 dependent transcriptional regulator, whose product is MIQPPRNKCSVLVVDDREKVCQTLVKNFLKLGYNAAFVTSGSEVLHTIRTKQPDTVLLDIMLGHDNGIDILKMVKQENPALPVIMITGYASIDSAVQSLRCGAYDYVQKPLEFEELREIVDRAAWEYSSDKPETVHKLSSPKLVTRNKEMLAIIERIDKLAPTDLPILILGENGTGKELVADRIHQKSKRSCHQMLKINCAALPESLLDNELFGHEKGSYTGAESAFMGVFEKADGSSLMLDEIGDMTLSIQAKILRTLQHNEIRRIGGTKTISINVRFIAATNKDIDSLIKEGEFRQDLFYRLNTATIKIPPLRDRIEDIFPLAQTFLERYSVQKNTNRKTLTSDAADALIKYNWPGNIRELKNIIEYSAAITESDIITGDDLPPQIRKNDTKMAAVHDPLNIRETMERDLIQKTLQKTLYNKSETARILKMSRRTLYNKIQRYTIDI
- a CDS encoding ATP-binding protein: MPEVPLIELKNISLSYGDIPALRDISLSLLPGEVHGIVGEHGAGKSSLGKVISGVVRPQAGALYFQGKPYGNTSLKKVMKLGIQMVYQHTPLIEDFTVIKNLYFAHQPSAFFRRKQLNKITAEVNDLKNKYGIAIETNARVQDLNLSDKAVVDIIKHVISNPYLLILDEALEKIETKNLGPVIELLHALKDNGMSILFITHRIDDLFEFADRVSIIRNGTVLLSEYVYNIDKINLIRMTYTQINKKKYPGVYSQEFYRLLKYNEAILRKLPINLIVIDTSERVRLVNEYCKKYFGIDDNTNIDITLDQIIDRGSESFRSAMQSAIKKRSEEVFYHLPLRMGNREIVTNLRVLPIFDKHSFIGSIIIIEDITEYDKLQKQYILSEKLASVGLLSAGVAHEINNPLEIMLNQLNYIKLSFQNQELTSLIDDVKEEVTFIAKIVRNLLSFTDNHKIEEEIIEINQLINEVLRFIRFSANKRSVQITVDNDPAPLFIKANTDEIRQVFLNLVKNSFEAMPNGGDIRITIRFKKISSKRYVEIRHRDTGPGIQTENPDDIFLPFFTTKGNDGLNNGLGLSVSYGIVTKYNGIIQAENAPDEGCIFIVRLPLQQPDSKD
- a CDS encoding thymidine kinase, with the protein product MQHSELSAETLSFMKSLGFPRLKVHHAYNHFDFTEGGRRILVIGPMGSGKTEFSARVWRDARIARQKSSVVAEQTTSGQADRRIVYFIRSAMDKLRFPDYPSDALAYRGGYERCGENICYITSSFELEQVIHDHPEAGTWIVDEASFYDERTAYVVKEASLRNNLVFIFPTLVLNFRRDIFNRTTQFLLENCTDIFPLTAYCEHPDCIEDSFYTYRYYHIDGEECPALYFDPLIIIGGDTMKNDPRQPNYCTRCDEHHYLPGKEYTYLVLKPLGESATRGDIAPLRRELELIKSDIGQSRLHQHLESRFLHGESPEPVNLNSLKVPCIAEKALIFLFAEQNLISEDQMRLLVEQLDLDREYMQQTLRDNGRPLDLDQYTLPFK